One segment of Panicum virgatum strain AP13 chromosome 3K, P.virgatum_v5, whole genome shotgun sequence DNA contains the following:
- the LOC120697615 gene encoding uncharacterized protein LOC120697615: MSVTIHETRPRSPNYTKISPNFASQAPQGVRPSLWALHVMLFLPEDPPPNSPKHRLPRGSCRPHRAPASPPFPPQPHHSASRFLLRFCIATQGPEQPAYSSLPHLSPAAPWELAISWISGRPVLGTMSGGQEDPEGSDHNMDLEEGNTTTRIKRAKATNWPRVMSKFLLDWYLEKKRGMPPKTKFKKMHHVCCTSAVNSKFRTNYSVVQVHRHFRRFKEIWIIVTRYANVTGSRFNNKHKMLILPAATMASLPIAERAILAKPIPFFDHLLQLFNEGQLDAACMRDPIMDDDSHEELEAQIALNIMAQGADTRDQEGANLDIIELEGEDYHHEVAASSGGVPCEVMSDTSTPSAQPSGSFAESTLAALKPSAKKMKIISRTEPSPKPQTPVPHDIRDVDALNSTLVGIRDSAPKLVQAVPTSTLDPNAPLWNMLKEIPLTVTDKVSVGMYLSKPESEVRRSFFMNMGKEYLESWAHKFLAGVEPGAL, from the exons ATGAGTGTCACGATTCATGAAACCAGGCCTCGTTCGCCTAACTATACCAAAATTTCGCCTAACTTCGCCAGCCAGGCACCGCAGGGCGTGCGGCCGTCCCTGTGGGCCCTACATGTCATGCTATTCCTCCCCGAGGATCCTCCCCCAAATTCCCCAAAACACAGGCTGCCTCGcggcagctgccggccacatcgcgcgcccgcctcgccgccgttcccGCCGCAGCCGCACCACAGCGCCTCCAGATTCCTCCTCCGCTTCTGCATAGCCACACAGGGACCCGAGCAACCAGCCTACTCCTCCCTCCCGCATCTGTCACCGGCCGCGCCGTGGGAGCTTGCCATTTCTTGGATCTCTGGGCGGCCGGTGCTGGGCACGATGTCTGGAGGCCAAGAAGACCCCGAAGGCTCAG ATCACAACATGGACCTGGAAGAAGGCAATACCACCACTAGGATCAAAAGGGCAAAAGCCACAAATTGGCCCAGGGTCATGTCAAAGTTTTTGCTTGATTGGtaccttgagaagaagagaggaaTGCCACCCAAGACCAAGTTCAAGAAGATGCACCATGTTTGCTGCACATCTGCAGTTAACTCTAAATTCAGAACAAATTACTCTGTTGTTCAGGTCCATCGCCATTTTAGGCGTTTCAAGGAGATTTGGATCATTGTGACTCGGTATGCCAATGTGACTGGGAGCAGGTTCAACAATAAACACAAAATGCTTATACTTCCTGCTGCCACTATGGCCAGTTTACCT ATAGCGGAGCGTGCTATTCTCGCCAAGCCCATTCCGTTCTTTGACCATCTGCTACAGCTCTTTAATGAAGGTCAGCTGGATGCTGCTTGCATGAGAGACCCTATTATGGACGATGATTCTCATGAGGAGTTGGAAGCCCAGATTGCATTAAATATTATGGCCCAGGGTGCAGATACAAGGGATCAAGAAGGGGCAAACTTAGATATTATTGAGTTAGAAGGTGAAGATTACCATCATGAGGTGGCAGCAAGTAGCGGTGGGGTCCCTTGTGAAGTGATGTCTGACACTAGTACACCATCTGCTCAGCCATCTGGGTCCTTTGCTGAGAGCACATTGGCTGCTCTCAAGCCTAGCGCAAAGAAGATGAAGATCATCAGCAGAACAGAACCAAGTCCGAAGCCGCAGACTCCAGTTCCTCATGATATCAGGGACGTAGATGCGTTGAACAGTACATTAGTGGGGATCCGTGACAGTGCTCCAAAACTGGTTCAGGCAGTACCAACATCAACATTAGACCCAAATGCCCCTCTATGGAATATGCTAAAAGAAATTCCACTGACTGTCACGGATAAGGTCTCTGTTGGAATGTACCTCAGCAAGCCAGAGTCTGAAGTGCGTCGAAGCTTTTTCATGAACATGGGTAAGGAGTACCTCGAATCATGGGCCCATAAGTTCTTGGCTGGAGTGGAACCTGGAGCCTTATAG
- the LOC120697616 gene encoding probable WRKY transcription factor 51 has translation MAASLGLNPEALFSSHSSSYSSPFMSGYAPQRFPAADNTVVDDAAAFSSELDDLCQLEYSPAPLIAGAGAGAGGGAGDDRDEKPMWCGGRDEKRPRSSGRIGFRTRSEVEILDDGFKWRKYGKKAVKNSPNPRNYYRCSSEGCGVKKRVERDRDDPRYVITTYDGVHNHASPGAAAIIQYGGGGFYSPQHSGSPSAASYSGSYLF, from the exons ATGGCGGCTTCGCTTGGGCTAAACCCTGAAGCTCTCTTCAGCTCCCACTCGTCGTCATACTCCTCGCCCTTCATGTCCGGCTACGCGCCGCAGAGATTCCCGGCGGCCGATAACACCGTCGTCGACGACGCGGCGGCCTTCTCCTCAGAGCTCGATGATCTTTGCCAGCTTGAGTACTCGCCGGCACCGCtcatcgccggcgccggcgccggcgccggcggcggggctgggGACGATCGCGACGAGAAGCCGAT GTGGTGTGGGGGGCGAGATGAGAAGAGACCCAGGAGCAGTGGAAGGATTGGGTTCAGAACGAGATCGGAGGTGGAGATCTTGGACGACGGATTCAAATGGAGGAAGTACGGGAAGAAAGCTGTCAAGAACAGCCCTAATCCAAG GAACTACTACCGGTGCTCGTCGGAGGGCTGCGGCGTGAAGAAGCGCGTCGAGAGGGACCGCGACGACCCCCGCTACGTCATCACCACCTACGACGGCGTCCACAACCACGccagccccggcgccgccgccatcatccAGTACGGCGGAGGCGGCTTCTACAGCCCGCAGCACAGCGGCTCGCCGTCGGCCGCCTCCTACTCGGGCTCCTACCTCTTCTGA